A single genomic interval of Pyrus communis chromosome 7, drPyrComm1.1, whole genome shotgun sequence harbors:
- the LOC137740887 gene encoding L-ascorbate oxidase homolog has translation MGVYKSACCVILVALLTVICTSGEDPYRFYNWNVTYGDIYPLGIKQQGILINGQFPGPQIDSVTNDNLIISVFNSLDEPFLISWNGVQQRRNSWQDGVFGTNCPIPPGQNFTYVLQVKDQIGSYFYFPSLGLHKAAGGFGGIKIDSRPRIPVPFPPPAGDFTILAGDWFSKNHTDLKAILDGGNNLPFPDGLLINGRGSNGFTFTVDQGKTYRLRISNVGLTTHINFRIQGHKMLLVEVEGTHSLQNTYSSLDIHLGQSYSVLVTADQPPKDYYIVVSSRFTSQVLSATSILHYSNSAGSVSGPPPGGPTTQIDWSLEQARSLRRNLTASGPRPNPQGSYHYGLINTTRTIRLTNSAPIINGKQRYAVNSVSFIQPDTPLKLADYFKISGVFSVGSIQDNPTGGGAYLQTSVMNADFRGFAELVFENLEDTVQSWHIDGHNFFVVGMDGGQWTPASRLRYNLRDTISRSTVQVYPNSWTAIYMPLDNVGMWNIRSENWARQYLGQQFYFRVYSPANSWRDEYPIPRNALLCGRALGRRTRPL, from the exons atgggagtgTACAAAAGCGCTTGTTGTGTGATATTGGTTGCCCTGCTTACTGTGATCTGCACAAGTGGTGAAGATCCCTACAGGTTCTACAACTGGAATGTCACCTATGGTGATATCTACCCCCTTGGAATTAAACAGCAG GGGATATTGATAAATGGGCAATTTCCAGGGCCGCAGATCGATTCTGTCACCAATGACAACCTCATCATCAGCGTTTTCAATAGCTTGGATGAACCTTTTCTCATCTCTTG GAATGGAGTACAGCAGAGAAGGAACTCATGGCAGGATGGGGTGTTTGGCACGAATTGCCCCATCCCGCCGGGACAGAACTTCACATACGTTCTTCAAGTCAAGGATCAGATTGGCAGTTACTTCTACTTCCCTTCCCTTGGCCTCCACAAGGCTGCAGGAGGGTTCGGTGGTATCAAAATTGACAGCCGCCCGCGTATTCCAGTACCTTTCCCTCCTCCTGCTGGAGATTTTACTATACTCGCTGGAGACTGGTTCAGTAAAAATCACACT GATTTGAAAGCAATTTTAGATGGTGGAAATAATCTTCCCTTCCCCGACGGACTCCTCATCAATGGCCGTGGATCCAATGGGTTTACATTTACAGTTGATCAAG GCAAGACATACAGATTGAGGATATCGAATGTGGGGCTTACAACTCACATTAATTTCAGAATCCAGGGGCACAAGATGTTGTTAGTAGAGGTGGAAGGCACCCACTCTCTTCAAAACACTTACAGTTCTCTTGACATTCATTTGGGTCAGTCCTATTCTGTATTGGTTACAGCTGATCAACCGCCTAAAGATTACTACATTGTTGTCTCTTCGCGTTTCACATCACAAGTGCTCAGTGCAACCTCCATTCTCCACTACAGTAACTCTGCAGGAAGTGTTTCTGGTCCTCCACCCGGTGGCCCAACAACTCAGATTGACTGGTCTCTTGAACAAGCCCGATCTCTCAG ACGGAATTTGACAGCGAGTGGTCCGAGGCCTAACCCCCAAGGCTCTTATCATTACGGATTGATCAACACCACCCGCACGATCAGGCTCACAAACTCTGCTCCAATTATCAATGGCAAGCAGAGATATGCTGTGAACAGCGTTTCATTCATCCAACCGGACACACCACTTAAACTTGCTGACTACTTCAAGATCTCAGGGGTGTTTTCCGTTGGAAGCATCCAAGACAACCCCACTGGCGGCGGTGCTTATCTTCAGACTTCTGTCATGAATGCTGATTTCCGTGGCTTTGCTGAACTTGTGTTTGAGAATCTAGAGGATACTGTGCAGTCATGGCACATTGATGGCCATAATTTCTTTGTTGTAGG gatggatggtggacagtGGACACCTGCAAGCAGATTGAGATACAATTTGAGAGACACTATATCTCGCTCCACCGTTCAG GTGTATCCCAACTCATGGACTGCAATCTACATGCCTTTGGACAACGTGGGAATGTGGAACATAAGGTCCGAGAACTGGGCACGGCAGTACTTAGGCCAGCAGTTCTATTTTCGCGTCTACTCGCCTGCAAATTCATGGAGGGATGAATATCCGATCCCAAGGAATGCTCTTCTATGTGGTCGCGCATTGGGGCGTAGAACCCGGCCTCTTTAA
- the LOC137739519 gene encoding dihydrolipoyllysine-residue succinyltransferase component of 2-oxoglutarate dehydrogenase complex 1, mitochondrial-like, with protein MIWGTIRRKVASSQVLGQAWKVRHGVSAPSCYRAVPKEALLIGKGYECVQSASYHIVLGNCVPALSREATSLCQTESLIRLSNRSFSSDSGDLVEAVVPFMGESITDGTLATFLKKPGDRVAVDEPIAQIETDKVTIDVVSPEAGVIKEFVAKEGETVEPGVKIAIISKSGEGIEQVAPSEQADAQPEPTKPKESAEKQVPKAEPTPVKDAQPKTKAPSPPPPPPKHTASELRLPPKDRERRVSMTRLRKRVAIRLKDSQNTFALLTTFNEIDMTNLMKLRSDYKDTFVEKHGVKLGFMSGFVKAAVSALEQLPIVNAVIDGDDIIYRDYIDISIAVGTPKGLVVPVVRDAGSMNFAQIEKEINTLAKKAADGSISIDEMAGGTFTISNGGVYGSLLSTPIINPPQSAILGMHSIVNRPMVVGGNVVPRPMMYIALTYDHRLIDGREAVFFLRRIKDVVEDPRRLLLDV; from the exons TCTCAGGTGCTGGGACAAGCGTGGAAGGTTAGGCATGGAGTATCCGCCCCAAGCTGTTACCGAGCTGTACCAAAAGAG GCTTTGTTAATTGGGAAAGGATATGAGTGCGTTCAGAGTGCAAGCTACCACATTGTTTTAG GCAATTGTGTTCCAGCGCTAAGCAG GGAAGCTACTTCTCTATGTCAAACAGAGTCTTTGATCCGATTGAGCAATAGATCATTTTCCTCAGACAGTG GAGACTTGGTAGAAGCTGTTGTTCCTTTCATGGGTGAATCTATTACTGATGGAACTTTGGCAACATTCCTAAAGA AACCCGGTGACAGAGTTGCAGTTGACGAGCCTATTGCCCAAATTGAAACGGATAAG GTGACAATTGATGTAGTTAGTCCTGAAGCTGGTGTCATTAAAGAG TTTGTGGCTAAGGAAGGCGAGACTGTGGAGCCAGGTGTAAAGATTGCAATCATTTCCAAATCTGGTGAAGGTATAGAACAAGTTGCGCCATCAGAGCAGGCTGATGCTCAGCCAGAACCTACTAAACCGAAGGAAAGTGCAGAAAAGCAAGTCCCCAAAGCAGAACCTACCCCTGTCAAGGATGCACAACCCAAAACTAAGGCACCttctccaccaccaccgccacctaAACACACAGCTTCAGAACTTCGGCTTCCTCCCAAGGATAGGGAAAGACGA GTTTCTATGACAAGACTAAGGAAGCGGGTGGCAATACGCTTGAAAGATTCTCAGAATACATTTGCTCTCTTAACCACATTTAATGAGATTGATAT GACTAACTTGATGAAGCTCCGTTCAGACTATAAGGACACCTTTGTGGAAAAGCATGGTGTGAAATTGGGATTTATGTCCGGCTTTGTTAAA GCTGCTGTTAGCGCACTTGAGCAGTTGCCAATTGTCAATGCTGTCATTGATGGTGATGATATCATATACAGAGATTACATTGATATCAGCATAGCTGTTGGGACACCGAAG GGCCTTGTTGTTCCAGTTGTCCGTGATGCTGGTAGTATGAACTTTGCTCAGATAGAGAAGGAAATCAATACCCTGGCTAAGAAAGCAGCTGATGGTTCTATATCAATTGATGAAATGGCTGGAGGCACATTCACAATATCAAACGGAGGTGTATATGGAAGCCTTCTAAGTACACCAATCATCAATCCTCCACAG TCAGCAATTTTGGGTATGCACTCAATAGTGAACCGTCCCATGGTCGTTGGGGGGAACGTTGTACCAAGGCCGATGATGTACATTGCATTGACATATGATCATCGTCTCATTGATGGAAGAGAGGCTGTTTTCTTCTTGCGCCGCATTAAAGATGTCGTGGAAGACCCTCGCAGGCTTCTCCTTGATGTGTAA
- the LOC137740422 gene encoding glycine-rich cell wall structural protein 1-like encodes MVVSRKWLSLSLVVLYIVLQLSAVTTLGDEKVDKTRFRGDDDDCQWGRRCGGRFGRGNHGRGPRGGGFGGGAGGGGFGGGGGIGGGAGAGGGIGGGAGGGAGGGGGAGGGVGGGGGGAGGGLGGGSGHGGGFGAGGGVGGGVGAGGGVGGGVGGGGGLGGGGGGGSGGGGGVGGGSGQGGGFGAGGGVGGGAGGGVGGGGGAGGGVGGGGGAGGGGGGGVGGGSGHGGGFGAGGGVGGGAGGGVGGGGGAGGGSGGGLGGGSGHGGGFGAGAGVGGGGGVGGGLGGGGGAGGGGGRGGGFGIGIGVGIGVGAGAGSGQGSGSGSGGGGGN; translated from the coding sequence ATGGTTGTCTCTCGAAAATGGCTGTCTTTGAGTCTTGTTGTTCTATACATTGTCCTCCAACTGAGTGCAGTCACCACTCTAGGTGATGAGAAAGTGGACAAAACTAGATTTCgcggtgatgatgatgattgcCAATGGGGTCGGAGATGTGGTGGTCGGTTTGGTCGAGGGAATCACGGTAGGGGACCTAGGGGCGGTGGCTTTGGAGGCGGAGCCGGAGGAGGAGGCTTTGGCGGTGGTGGAGGAATTGGTGGAGGAGCAGGGGCTGGTGGTGGTATAGGTGGTGGAGCTGGAGGAGGAGCTGGAGGCGGTGGTGGAGCTGGAGGAGGAGTTGGAGGCGGTGGTGGAGGCGCCGGTGGTGGTCTTGGAGGTGGGTCAGGTCATGGTGGAGGTTTTGGAGCTGGAGGGGGTGTAGGGGGAGGTGTTGGAGCTGGAGGGGGTGTAGGGGGAGGTGTTGGAGGAGGTGGTGGTCTTGGAGGAGGCGGTGGAGGTGGTTcaggaggaggtggtggtgttGGTGGAGGTTCAGGCCAGGGAGGCGGGTTTGGTGCCGGTGGTGGAGTAGGAGGTGGAGCTGGAGGGGGCGTTGGTGGCGGAGGAGGAGCAGGAGGAGGCGTTGGTGGCGGAGGAGGAGCAGGAGgaggtggtggcggtggtgttGGTGGAGGTTCAGGCCATGGAGGCGGTTTTGGTGCAGGAGGTGGTGTTGGAGGTGGAGCTGGCGGAGGTGTTGGTGGCGGAGGAGGTGCAGGAGGAGGAAGTGGTGGTGGTCTCGGTGGAGGTTCAGGCCATGGAGGTGGTTTTGGTGCTGGTGCTGGTGTAGGAGGTGGAGGCGGAGTTGGTGGTGGCCTAGGAGGTGGAGGAGGTgctggtggcggtggtggcCGTGGTGGAggatttggaattggaattggggttgGCATAGGTGTGGGAGCTGGCGCCGGTAGTGGCCAAGGGTCTGGAAGTGGATCCGGTGGAGGTGGTGGAAATTAA